A single Labeo rohita strain BAU-BD-2019 unplaced genomic scaffold, IGBB_LRoh.1.0 scaffold_737, whole genome shotgun sequence DNA region contains:
- the LOC127161795 gene encoding tumor necrosis factor receptor superfamily member 14-like isoform X2, which translates to MDMLLLRTNILTVAITIAANLGLCFCGCARAEYDIDGECCPMCAPGNHVYWHCTVDTSTTCVPCPASTYTDEPNGLLSCFPCTVCDAVHQLKVQKACTRSADTICEPQEGFHCVKLNKGSCTLAVEHSECKPGQYIKQTGTSFSDTVCANCTYGTYSDGSLMACLPHSKCETMGLTEVNAGTASSDTKCEKVILVGVIVGVTTAVFVAVVVAFMVAYNIYKNRKARGSNESVCYRPQQATDEDS; encoded by the exons ATGGACATGTTGTTGTTACGGACCAATATCTTGACTGTTGCTATCACCATTGCTGCTAATTTGGGACTTTGTTTCTGTGGATGTGCCCGTGCTGAATATGATATAGATGGAGAATGTTGCCCTATGTGTGCCCCTG GAAACCATGTTTACTGGCATTGTACTGTAGATACCAGTACAACATGTGTTCCTTGTCCTGCATCAACATACACAGATGAACCCAATGGACTTTTATCATGTTTTCCCTGTACTGTGTGTGATGCAG TTCATCAACTAAAAGTGCAAAAGGCCTGCACACGCTCTGCAGATACAATTTGTGAGCCACAGGAAGGATTCCATTGTGTTAAACTTAATAAAGGCTCCTGTACATTGGCTGTGGAGCACTCAGAATGTAAACCTGGAcaatatattaaacaaacag GAACATCATTTAGTGATACTGTATGTGCTAACTGCACATATGGAACTTATTCAGATGGCTCTCTAATGGCCTGCCTACCACATTCAAA ATGTGAGACTATGGGACTTACAGAAGTAAATGCAGGAACAGCATCATCTGAtaccaaatgtgaaaaagtgaTTTTAGTTGGTGTTATAGTTGGAGTCACAACTGCAGTTTTTGTAGCTGTTGTGGTAGCTTTTATGGTTGCATACAACATATACAAAAACCGTAAGGCACGGGGCTCTAACGAAA GTGTCTGTTACAGACCACAACAAGCAACTGACGAGGATTCATAA
- the LOC127161795 gene encoding tumor necrosis factor receptor superfamily member 14-like isoform X1, with the protein MDMLLLRTNILTVAITIAANLGLCFCGCARAEYDIDGECCPMCAPGNHVYWHCTVDTSTTCVPCPASTYTDEPNGLLSCFPCTVCDAVHQLKVQKACTRSADTICEPQEGFHCVKLNKGSCTLAVEHSECKPGQYIKQTVSLLFTGTSFSDTVCANCTYGTYSDGSLMACLPHSKCETMGLTEVNAGTASSDTKCEKVILVGVIVGVTTAVFVAVVVAFMVAYNIYKNRKARGSNESVCYRPQQATDEDS; encoded by the exons ATGGACATGTTGTTGTTACGGACCAATATCTTGACTGTTGCTATCACCATTGCTGCTAATTTGGGACTTTGTTTCTGTGGATGTGCCCGTGCTGAATATGATATAGATGGAGAATGTTGCCCTATGTGTGCCCCTG GAAACCATGTTTACTGGCATTGTACTGTAGATACCAGTACAACATGTGTTCCTTGTCCTGCATCAACATACACAGATGAACCCAATGGACTTTTATCATGTTTTCCCTGTACTGTGTGTGATGCAG TTCATCAACTAAAAGTGCAAAAGGCCTGCACACGCTCTGCAGATACAATTTGTGAGCCACAGGAAGGATTCCATTGTGTTAAACTTAATAAAGGCTCCTGTACATTGGCTGTGGAGCACTCAGAATGTAAACCTGGAcaatatattaaacaaacag TCTCGTTACTTTTTACAGGAACATCATTTAGTGATACTGTATGTGCTAACTGCACATATGGAACTTATTCAGATGGCTCTCTAATGGCCTGCCTACCACATTCAAA ATGTGAGACTATGGGACTTACAGAAGTAAATGCAGGAACAGCATCATCTGAtaccaaatgtgaaaaagtgaTTTTAGTTGGTGTTATAGTTGGAGTCACAACTGCAGTTTTTGTAGCTGTTGTGGTAGCTTTTATGGTTGCATACAACATATACAAAAACCGTAAGGCACGGGGCTCTAACGAAA GTGTCTGTTACAGACCACAACAAGCAACTGACGAGGATTCATAA